Proteins encoded by one window of Amaranthus tricolor cultivar Red isolate AtriRed21 chromosome 4, ASM2621246v1, whole genome shotgun sequence:
- the LOC130811440 gene encoding protein MAIN-LIKE 1-like isoform X1: MAMPGPVDPSVLTLQATHRSVAAWEGSTAQLVTRQHYQASTLQWEVDDRVLEVIELGGFRYIHRLLGGGLELDRALITALVERWRPETHTFHLTVGEATITLQDVAVIMGLPIEGQAVIGHGEGNWAALVHELLGVWPEIPQDPTQPKIIVGSSLKLTWLREHFSALEDDANDMTVDRHARAYILYLFGCILFPDKSGDSVQLIYLPLLGDLDRIDEYSWGSATLVYLYRNLC; the protein is encoded by the coding sequence atggcgatgccgggcccagttgatccatcagtgcttacgcttcaggcgacacacaggagcgtagctgcgtgggagggctctACTGCTCAATTAGTTACTCGTCAAcactaccaggcgagtacattacagtgggaggtggatgacagggtatTAGAGGTAATCGAACTAGGTGGTTTCAGATACATTCATAGGTTGTTGGGTGGGggcttagagctcgatcgagctcttatcactgcattggtggagaggtggaggccggagactcataccttccacctcacagttggcgaggcaacgatcacattgcaagatgtggcagttataaTGGGACTGCCCATCGAAGGTCAAGCAGTGATAGGCCATGGAGAGGGAAATTGGGCAGCATTAGTTCATGAGCTACTAGGGGTTTGGCCTGAAATCCCCCAAGACCCCACACAGCCAAAGATCAtcgttggatcgtcattgaagctgacttggctcCGAGAGCATTTTAGCGCGCTGGAGGATGACGCGAATGATATGACGGTTGATAGACATGCGCGAGCTTAcatcttgtacctgtttggatgcatcttgtttccagacaagagcggcgactcggtacagttgatctatctccctctactgggagacttgGATCGCAtagatgagtacagttggggaagtgctaccctagtgtatctgtatcgtaacttatgttga
- the LOC130811440 gene encoding serine/threonine-protein phosphatase 7 long form homolog isoform X2, with the protein MLLQIWSWEHIHIGRPIIRTIRPDGQHDQEDDADDFEPVLGSQHRRGMDPLAVSWLRVYLSRSHSPHTLVYYRDALDRQRDEQMTWQPYTAAKMDALPHICTSGHEIWRSRCPLICFGIVELHLPYRVMRQFGLEQVIPHACDTQPQLMSVF; encoded by the exons atgttgttacagatatggtcatgggagcacattcatatagggagACCAATTATTCGGACAATTCGACCCGATGGAcaacatgatcaggaagacgacgcggatgattttgaaccggTGTTAGGGTCACAACATCGGCGCGGGATGGATCCTTTAGCAGTAAG ctggcttcgcgtatatctttcgagatcccactccccacatactctcgtctactacagagacgcacttgatcgacaacgggacgagcag atgacatggcagccttacacagcggctaagatggacgctctaccgcacatatgtacatcgggccacgagatttggagatcgcgttgtccactTATTTGCTTTGGCATTGTCGAGCTACATCTTCCATATCGTGTgatgcgtcaattcggtttggagcaggttaTTCCGCATGCttgtgacacccaacctcaactaaTGTCAGTCTTTTAA